From a single Clupea harengus chromosome 24, Ch_v2.0.2, whole genome shotgun sequence genomic region:
- the LOC116219381 gene encoding uncharacterized protein LOC116219381, translating into MTRHQRSKSFSDSLLLADDGNGGVVVSGIRGDAMTNQGLKKGDEIVGATISFDDLKKDEILDILKLIEPYNDKIQVLTKQDLKPSKSMGNLDLETVKTPDEMLRNSYNTFFNAKVKKFLKDNPSSGAMPGNVSPHENPEELKPEKERDATSVDLNMDLPSLNGKPKVDVTDFLKAAKQRQKGNVPTTDVKGLDSSDTPKPIESTTETAENCLSAEVALPQVDIKAPDEMSGGTELPVVDVVAKSPDISEVDPSGLMPTAPDHNICVGVDMAEPNANVKTDTDISASPPVVLRGKDHVQSTLDVSLPVLHAESPETTVKLTDDMQVPSSTIEIDVLPSDTNPPEVEFTPPNTDIHIPSKNKTKSSKRKSKSRHLLWTLVEE; encoded by the exons ATG actAGGCACCAGAGATCTAAGAGCTTCTCCGACAGCCTTCTGCTGGCAGATGATGGCAATGGGGGTGTGGTTGTCTCTGGCATCAGAGGTGATGCCATGACCAATCAAGGACTGAAAAAAG GAGATGAAATAGTTGGTGCCACCATCAGCTTTGATGACTTAAAAAAAGATGAGATCCTGGATATACTGAAGCTAATTGAGCCATATAATGACAAGATTCAAGTTCTTACAAAACAAGATTTGAAACCCAGCAAAAGTATGGGGAACTTGGATCTTGAAACTGTCAAGACTCCAGATGAG ATGCTGAGGAATTCATACAACACATTTTTCAACGCAAAAGTGAAGAAATTCCTGAAGGACAATCCATCTTCAGGAGCCATGCCGGGGAATGTATCTCCACATGAAAACCCAGAGGAGTTGAAACCTGAGAAGGAAAGGGATGCTACGTCTGTTGACCTAAACATGGACTTGCCTTCTCTCAACGGTAAACCAAAAGTTGATGTCACAGACTTTCTGAAAGCAGCAAAACAGAGACAAAAGGGCAATGTGCCAACTACAGATGTCAAGGGTCTAGACTCCTCTGACACTCCAAAGCCCATTGAGAGTACCACAGAAACAGCAGAAAATTGCTTGAGTGCAGAGGTTGCTTTACCTCAAGTGGACATAAAAGCACCTGATGAAATGAGTGGAGGTACTGAGTTGCCTGTAGTAGATGTTGTTGCAAAGAGTCCAGATATATCTGAAGTAGACCCTTCAGGTTTAATGCCTACAGCACCTGACCACAACATTTGCGTAGGTGTAGACATGGCAGAGCCCAATGCAAACGTCAAAACTGACACCGATATCAGTGCATCTCCTCCAGTCGTTTTAAGGGGAAAAGATCATGTGCAATCCACACTTGATGTCAGTCTCCCAGTTCTCCACGCTGAAAGTCCAGAGACAACAGTTAAGTTGACTGATGACATGCAAGTTCCAAGTTCAACTATAGAAATAGATGTTCTGCCTTCAGACACTAATCCCCCAGAAGTTGAATTCACACCACCTAATACCGACATTCATATcccttcaaaaaacaaaaccaagtcATCTAAGAGGAAGTCAAAAAGCAGG CATCTGCTCTGGACGCTGGTGGAGGAGTAA
- the LOC116219148 gene encoding ATP-binding cassette sub-family C member 10-like, producing the protein MEGQWVGPAEIISELCHTDTQDPFPVWRNGTFSPCFNQVVFGSLPYAAVAVVSACYLSTPRCTYLQAHQSYGWGFRAASALLLWLLFIGDVVAVALLQDPNIYLDVLADGCAIIAWLVHFGAMVVLQRSAYRCTRGPPVLVVLVVLLIPNLVITVTAYVQNSNYLDLLQVLRVLRLAMAVARAALLLVYLLAFVVPCIRGVRDPMSINASDMSPLLPQRISVGEMVAEDGSGCLSRLLYLWLNPLLQQGERGELERPSDVYQLPKRLRTAAVHRRFRRCWEDCQKGAALRRHPETLQPSEGSGLQNGSWTEPQDGAAREEVIEDVSLLRVLHRAFGLRYYSLGVLKLAASMLAFAGPLLLSGLIGFMESEAAPVRQGAWCAAGLFASTFVSALLRNVFVFEVSKVSLEARAAVVSAIYGKALRVSGSALARFTLGEVVNFMSTDTDRLVNFFNSFHEAWSLPFQFALALYLLYLQVGVAFLGGLGVAILLVPLNKVLASRILENNKHMLTHKDNRVKLMTEVLFGIRVLKFYNWEQHFAQKIGECRKRELSHLKAIKYLDAVCVYTWSALPVVISILTFVTYVLLGNQLTAAKVFTTLALVGMLILPLNSFPWVLNGTLEAKVSLDRIQRFLRLHNQDLGAYYNKDAPEDPLSSLELLQASFSWQAPDPGGTHSPPEEQTNSGSPTGSLLLSSLNLSVQKGRLVAVVGKVGCGKSSLLAAISGELQRLGGSVYVAGRTEGFGLAAQEPWIQHATVRDNVLFGRDFDSTFYQTVIEACALSDDLNMLPSGDRTEVGENGVTLSGGQKSRLALARAVYMDKEIYLLDDPLAAVDADVAHHLMEKCILGILGTKTRILCTHRIEFLDRADVVVLMDNGTIVKIGSPSEVLPLVEAEPKDRKNDSNKKEKDVIHQKEEQESSNELPLEEGPEDSGEEQKQVGGLAWSVFTAYWRAVGGALAASVLFSLLLMQASKNVSEWWLSHWISHLKSNSSGAAVDVDLPPPHQSPLLLLFSPGGLTSPLSLRETSSLGNMSSDVKFYMTVYGSLATANTLFTAARAFLFAYGAICAAAVIHDRLLGRVLKATVTFYDTTPLGRVLNRFSSDMYSADDSLPFVLNILLANVFGLLGMLVVMTYGLPWLLLPLLPLGALYYRTQRFYRHSSRELKRLCSLTLSPVYSHFSETLAGLSTVRASGSAARFEEENEQRLEQNQRCLFASNAAMQWLDIRLQMIGVALVTGIGIIAVVQHQFKSIDPGLVGLSLSYALSITNLLSGLIFSFAQTEMQMVSVERTEEYSTCVPVEPQDGRRQVPPEWPQHGRVEFSGAALAYRPGLPNALDGVSVEVLPGERVGIVGRTGSGKSTLFLALFRMVELNQGCVLLDGVDISQVALSQLRSKMAVIPQDPFLFSGSVRDNLDPCGRHSDPRLLDALEQCHLEQVVRRIGGLEAEVGEKGKSLSVGQRQLLCLARALLTEANVLCIDEATASVDQKTDMLLQKTIRDMFKDRTVLTIAHRLNTIMDSDRVIVMHAGKVVEFDTPAALSQRDDSFFHRLLGGRGA; encoded by the exons ATGGAGGGGCAATGGGTTGGCCCCGCTGAGATTATCTCGGAACTCTGTCACACGGACACTCAGGACCCTTTCCCAGTGTGGAGGAATGGAACCTTCAGTCCATGTTTCAATCAAGTTGTTTTCGGCTCACTGCCCTACGCGGCTGTGGCTGTCGTTAGTGCTTGCTACCTAAGCACGCCAAG ATGCACCTATCTTCAGGCCCACCAGTCCTATGGCTGGGGCTTCAGGGCAGCCTCTGCCCTGCTTCTCTGGCTTCTCTTCATCGGAGACGTGGTGGCAGTGGCCTTACTGCAAGACCCCAATATATACCTCGACGTCTTGGCAGATGGCTGTGCCATCATCGCCTGGCTGGTTCACTTCGGGGCGATGGTGGTCCTACAGAGATCTGCATACAGATGCACCCGGGGTCCTCCTgtgctggtggtgttggtggtgctgCTGATCCCAAATCTGGTCATAACTGTGACAGCTTACGTCCAGAACAGCAATTACCTTGATCTGTTACAGGTCCTGCGGGTGTTACGTCTGGCCATGGCAGTGGCTCGAGCCGCTCTGCTACTCGTCTACCTCTTGGCGTTTGTTGTCCCCTGTATTAGAGGTGTCAGGGACCCCATGTCCATCAATGCCTCGGACATGTCCCCTCTACTCCCCCAGCGAATCAGCGTGGGTGAGATGGTGGCGGAGGATGGAAGCGGCTGCTTGTCGCGTCTGCTCTACCTCTGGCTGAACCCCCTGCTCCagcaaggggagagaggggagctggAGAGACCCAGTGATGTGTATCAGCTTCCCAAAAGGCTGCGCACGGCCGCTGTCCACAGGCGCTTCCGCCGCTGCTGGGAGGACTGCCAGAAGGGGGCAGCGTTGCGCAGGCACCCAGAGACCCTGCAGCCGTCTGAAGGGAGCGGCCTGCAGAACGGCTCCTGGACCGAGCCTCAGGATGGTGCCGCACGTGAGGAGGTCATTGAGGATGTTAGTCTTCTGCGAGTCCTGCACAGAGCCTTCGGGCTGCGCTACTACTCGCTAGGTGTGCTAAAGCTAGCGGCTAGCATGCTAGCCTTCGCCGGGCCCTTGCTCCTCAGCGGCCTCATTGGCTTCATGGAGTCTGAGGCGGCGCCTGTTCGGCAGGGGGCGTGGTGCGCGGCGGGCCTCTTCGCCAGCACGTtcgtctccgctctgctccgcAACGTCTTCGTCTTCGAGGTGTCCAAGGTGTCGTTGGAGGCTCGTGCCGCCGTGGTATCGGCCATCTACGGCAAAGCCTTGCGAGTGAGCGGGTCGGCGCTGGCCCGGTTCACCCTGGGAGAGGTGGTCAACTTCATGAGCACCGACACGGACCGGCTGGTGAACTTCTTCAACAGCTTCCACGAGGCCTGGAGCCTCCCGTTCCAGTTTGCCTTGGCCCTCTACCTGCTCTACCTCCAGGTGGGGGTGGCCTTTCTGGGAGGCCTGGGAGTGGCTATCCTGCTGGTGCCGCTCAATAAAGTCCTGGCCTCCCGCATCCTGGAGAACAACAAGCACATGCTGACTCATAAGGACAACAGAGTAAAG CTAATGACGGAAGTGCTCTTCGGGATCAGAGTCCTGAAGTTCTACAACTGGGAGCAGCATTTTGCCCAGAAGATCGGCGAGTGCCGTAAACGGGAGCTTTCCCACCTGAAGGCCATCAAGTACCTggatgcggtgtgtgtgtacacctggaGCGCTCTGCCGGTGGTCATCTCCATCCTCACCTTTGTCACCTACGTGCTGCTGGGCAATCAGCTTACTGCAGCTAAG GTGTTCACAACCCTAGCCCTGGTGGGGATGCTCATCCTTCCTCTCAACAGCTTCCCCTGGGTCCTCAACGGCACCCTGGAGGCCAAGGTCTCGCTGGACCGCATCCAGCGCTTCCTCAGACTACACAATCAGGACCTCGGCGCTTACTACAACAAAG ACGCCCCTGAggaccccctctcctccctggagCTGTTGCAGGCCTCCTTCTCGTGGCAGGCGCCGGACCCTGGCGGCACGCATAGTCCACCTGAGGAGCAGACCAACAGCGGGTCTCCAACAGGAAGTCTGTTACTGAGCAGTCTCAACCTCAGCGTACAGAAG GGCCGGTTGGTGGCCGTGGTAGGGAAGGTTGGCTGTGGGAAAAGTTCTTTACTGGCAGCCATCAGTGGAGAGCTTCAGAG GCTAGGAGGGTCTGTGTATGTAGCTGGTAGGACAGAGGGGTTTGGCCTGGCCGCCCAGGAGCCCTGGATCCAGCACGCCACTGTGAGAGACAACGTCCTGTTTGGACGGGACTTTGACAGCACCTTTTACCAGACTGTGATTGAGGCCTGCGCTCTCAGTGATGATCTCAAT ATGTTGCCAAGCGGGGACCGGACGGAGGTGGGCGAGAATGGCGTGACTCTAAGCGGAGGACAGAAGAGCCGTCTGGCCCTGGCCCGTGCTGTTTACATG GACAAGGAGATCTACCTCCTCGATGACCCTTTGGCAGCAGTGGATGCTGATGTCGCCCATCACCTCATGGAGAAATGCATTCTGGGTATCCTCGGCACCAAGACCAGAATCCTTTGCACTCATCGTATAGAGTTTTTGGACAGGGCGGACGTGGTGGTCCTCATGGACAATGGGACAATCGTTAAAATAG GATCGCCCAGTGAAGTTCTTCCCTTGGTGGAAGCAGAGCCAAAGGATCGAAAGAATGATAgcaacaaaaaagagaaag ATGTCATACATcagaaggaggagcaggagtcATCCAATGAGCTACCTCTGGAGGAGGGGCCTGAAGATTCGGGGGAGGAGCAGAAGCAAGTGGGAGGGCTGGCCTGGTCTGTGTTCACAGCCTACTGGAGGGCCGTGGGCGGGGCCCTGGCTGCGtccgtcctcttctctctgctcctaaTGCAAG CGTCTAAGAATGTGTCAGAGTGGTGGCTGTCCCATTGGATCTCCCACCTGAAGAGCAACTCCTCAGgtgctgctgttgatgttgaTCTCCCGCCTCCTCACCAATCTCCActgctgctcctcttctcccccgGCGGCCTCAC GTCCCCACTGTCGCTCAGGGAGACGTCGTCGCTGGGCAACATGAGTTCTGACGTTAAGTTCTACATGACGGTGTACGGCTCCCTGGCTACTGCCAACACGCTCTTCACCGCTGCCCGTGCCTTCCTCTTCGCCTACGGCGCCATCTGTGCTGCTGCAGTCATCCACGACAGGCTACTAGGCAGAGTGCTGAAG GCCACAGTGACCTTTTACGATACCACGCCTCTGGGCCGCGTGCTCAACCGCTTCTCGTCAGACATGTACAGCGCGGACGACTCGCTGCCCTTCGTGCTCAACATCCTGCTGGCCAACGTGTTCGGGCTGCTGGGCATGCTGGTCGTCATGACCTACGGGCTGCCCTGGCTGCTGCTCCCGCTGCTGCCACTGGGGGCGCTCTACTACCGCACGCAGCGCTTCTACCGGCACAGCTCGCGCGAGCTCAAGCGCCTGTGCAGCCTCACGCTCTCGCCCGTCTACTCGCACTTCTCCGAGACGCTCGCCGGCCTGAGCACGGTGAGAGCCAGCGGTAGCGCCGCCAG GTTTGAGGAGGAGAACGAACAGCGTTTGGAGCAGAACCAGCGATGTCTGTTCGCCAGCAACGCCGCCATGCAGTGGTTGGACATCCGCCTCCAGATGATCGGTGTCGCCCTGGTGACCGGCATCGGCATCATTGCAGTCGTCCAGCACCAGTTCAAATCCATAGACCCAG GCCTGGTGGGCTTGTCCCTGTCCTACGCCCTCTCCATCACCAACCTGCTCTCCGGGCTGATCTTCAGCTTCGCCCAGACGGAGATGCAGATGGTCAGCGTGGAGCGCACGGAGGAGTACAGCACCTGCGTCCCCGTGGAGCCCCAAGATGGCCGCCGCCAG GTCCCCCCTGAGTGGCCTCAGCACGGCCGGGTGGAGTTCTCCGGCGCCGCGCTGGCCTATCGGCCGGGCCTGCCCAACGCCCTGGACGGGGTGAGCGTGGAGGTGCTGCCCGGGGAGAGGGTGGGCATCGTGGGCCGCACGGGCTCTGGGAAGTCCACCCTCTTCCTGGCTCTCTTTCGCATGGTGGAGCTGAACCAGGGCTGCGTCCTGCTGGACGGAGTTGACATTAGCCAAGTGGCATTGTCTCAACTCAG GTCAAAGATGGCCGTCATCCCTCAGGACCCCTTCTTGTTTTCCGGCTCGGTGCGGGACAACCTGGACCCCTGTGGCCGGCACTCTGACCCGCGCCTCCTGGATGCCCTGGAGCAGTGCCACCTGGAGCAGGTGGTCAGAAGGATAg GGGGTCTGGAGGCGGAGGTGGGGGAGAAAGGGAAGTCTCTGTCAGTGGGTCAGAGGCAGCTGTTGTGTCTGGCACGAGCCCTGTTGACCGAGGCTAAC GTCCTGTGCATTGATGAAGCCACTGCAAGCGTCGACCAGAAGACTGACATGCTTCTACAGAAGACCATAAGAGACATGTTTAAGGACAGGACTGTCCTGACTATTGCACACAG GCTCAACACCATCATGGACTCAGACAGAGTCAttgtgatgcatgctgggaaggtggtggagtttgacacccctgctgCTCTCTCCCAGAGGGACGACTCGTTCTTCCACAGGCtgctgggaggaagaggagcctgA
- the LOC116219163 gene encoding group XIIB secretory phospholipase A2-like protein, whose translation MMARLSFFTLLLLLLGLVLQSSLAQEEAAEAAADTQVPPAAETEGGEDEDWGLNSVRGGFEAVNGYFDSMLEFMGGRDGVCQFRCRYGKAPVPRPEYHAPEPNGCSSYFLGLPVPEGVDMGIPAITQCCNQLDTCYTTCGSNKYRCDSKFRWCLHGICTDLKKSLGFMSKVEACEAVADTMFNTVWTLGCRPYMNSQREACMCEGEDRDEL comes from the exons ATGATGGCACGTCTGAGCTTCTtcaccctgctcctgctcctgctgggcCTGGTGCTACAGTCCTCCCTGGCCCAGGAGGAGGCTGCGGAGGCCGCCGCGGACACCCAGGTGCCGCCGGCAGCcgagacagaaggaggagaggacgagGACTGGGGCCTGAACTCGGTCAGGGGCGGCTTCGAGGCGGTCAATGGCTACTTCGACTCCATGCTGGAGTTCATGGGGGGACGTGACGGAGTGTGCCAGTTCCGCTGCCGCTACG GTAAAGCTCCAGTGCCTCGTCCTGAGTACCACGCTCCCGAGCCCAACGGCTGCAGCTCCTACTTCCTTGGCTTGCCTGTTCCTGAAGGG GTGGACATGGGAATTCCCGCTATTACCCAGTGCTGCAACCAGTTGGACACGTGCTACACCACCTGCGGCTCCAACAAGTATCGCTGCGACTCCAAATTCCGCTGGTGCCTCCACGGCATCTGCACCGACCTCAAGAAGAGTCTGGGATTCATGTCAAAGGTCGAAG CCTGTGAGGCGGTGGCGGACACGATGTTCAACACTGTGTGGACCCTGGGCTGTAGGCCCTACATGAACAGCCAGAGGGAAGCATGTATGTGCGAGGGAGAGGATAGAGACGAGCTCTGA
- the LOC116219164 gene encoding methyltransferase-like 26: MLCAAAAERNKEPISSVLRDCIEPSRPLKALEISSGSGQHIVHFAQAFKNVTWQPSDVDVQSISSIQAYRNHLKLDNVKSAIHLDASQSWENWSGFEPDSLDIVINLNMIHISPIACTKGLFKGAGVILKPQGLLLTYGV, translated from the exons ATGCTTTGTGCGGCGGcagcagagagaaataaagagccCATTTCGTCAGTCCTTAGGGATTGCATCGAGCCTAGTCGTCCCCTCAAAGCGTTGGAGATCTCGTCAGGTTCAGGTCAACATATTGTGCACTTTGCCCAAGCGTTCAAAAATGTTACATGGCAGCCTTCCGATGTTGATGTGCAATCTATTTCCAG TATACAGGCGTACCGTAATCACCTGAAGCTTGACAATGTAAAGTCAGCAATTCACCTGGATGCTTCTCAGTCATGGGAGAACTGGAGTGGGTTTGAGCCCGACTCCCTGGACATAGTGATCAACCTCAACATGATACACATATCTCCTATAGCCTGTACGAAG GGCTTATTCAAAGGTGCAGGAGTAATCTTGAAACCACAAGGACTGCTCCTAACTTACGGGGTATAG
- the LOC105900247 gene encoding transmembrane channel-like protein 5, translated as IPQLVSDVPLSTSQFTGLELLTGMGYFSNTVMYYGGYSNHTVASSSSAPYNTQLAYLLTIAVYLVLCGVSLIYSMARSFQSNYVLEGASGGAWILLCSWDFSVTNERAVRQRKANLTIQLKESLSEKAQQDQLSSSEKLKRFGVHLGTWLLSTGLAVGASAAIYFLSEFEQKQAQPIEGSDLLADASTLLVPFVVSLINLVVPLIYSLFNKIEVFSNPRTQVYAVIMRNVFLKMSILGILCYNWMDIVAREPNTCWESSIGQALYRLVVVDFFFLLLGSFFGEFLSNVIGSKCVPSLGVPEFDVARNVLDLIYSQTLAWIAIYFSPLLTVIQIFKFFILFYVKKVSLMRNCQPPRRSGRAAQMQTIFIALLFLPSFVGALSMVAYTVWSLKPSQSCGPFRDLDKPYDVVEHWMSTEKAWVVWIYERVIRSELFFFLVSLLILVLTFFFWQVIKGRKLLIIQLRQRIANEGKDKGFLLEKLQNLQKAKKSSANKRKTRTKTNQRNFSNRQWYAEPDYNQTPESHPAPVMVDPASSAPSALIQAMLARQQAELEDEYEPPRHPAPDSPPSAPSALIQAMLARQQAELEDDGDY; from the exons ATCCCCCAGCTGGTCTCCGACGTTCCCCTCTCCACATCCCAGTTCACCGGACTGGAACTTCTCACGGGAATG GGCTACTTCAGCAACACAGTCATGTATTATGGTGGTTACAGTAACCACACAGTGGCATCATCGTCCAGTGCCCCATACAACACCCAACTGGCCTACCTCCTCACCATAGCGGTGTACCTGGTGCTCTGTGGGGTTTCTCTAATatacag CATGGCGAGGTCGTTCCAGAGCAATTACGTGTTGGAGGGAGCGTCCGGTGGGGCCTGGATCCTTCTCTGCAGCTGGGACTTCAGCGTCACCAACGAGAGAGCCGTCCGCCAGCGCAAGGCCAACCTCACCATCCAGCTCAAG GAGTCTCTCTCAGAAAAGGCCCAGCAGGACCAGCTGTCCTCTTCGGAGAAGCTCAAGCGCTTCGGGGTCCACCTGGGCACATGGCTGCTCTCCACTGGGCTGGCCGTCGGCGCCTCCGCCGCCATATACTTCCTGTCTGAATTTGAGCAAAAG CAGGCCCAACCAATCGAAGGTTCTGACCTGTTGGCAGATGCCTCAACCTTGCTGGTGCCTTTTGTGGTGTCTCTCATCAACCTCGTGGTCCCACTGATTTACTCCCTCTTCAACAAGATTGAGGTTTTCTCTAACCCACGCACGCAGGTCTATGCAGTCATCATGAG AAACGTCTTCCTGAAGATGTCTATTCTGGGGATTCTCTGTTATAACTGGATGGATATTGTAGCACGGGAACCAAACACG TGTTGGGAGTCCTCCATCGGCCAGGCCTTGTACCGACTGGTGGTTGTCGATTTCTTCTTCCTATTGTTAGGGTCCTTCTTTGGGGAATTTCTAAGCAA TGTCATTGGCAGCAAATGTGTGCCAAGCCTTGGGGTTCCTGAATTTGACGTTGCTCGGAATGTTCTAGACCTCATCTACTCACAGACGCTTGCATG GATTGCGATCTATTTCTCCCCCCTCCTGACAGTCATACAGATTTTTAAGTTCTTCATTCTTTTTTACGTCAAAAAG GTGAGCCTCATGCGCAACTGCCAGCCCCCGCGGCGGTCCGGCCGGGCCGCTCAGATGCAGACCATCTTCATagcgctcctcttcctcccctccttcgTGGGGGCGCTCTCCATGGTGGCCTACACCGTCTGGAG tttaaaaCCCTCACAGTCTTGCGGTCCTTTCCGCGACCTGGACAAGCCCTATGACGTGGTGGAGCATTGGATGAGCACGGAGAAGGCCTGGGTGGTGTGGATCTACGAGCGAGTGATCAGAAGCGAACTTTTCTTCTTCCTCGTGTCCCTCCTCATCCT AGTGCTGACATTCTTCTTCTGGCAAGTGATAAAGGGCCGAAAGCTCCTCATCATCCAGCTAAGACAGCGTATTGCCAAC GAGGGGAAGGATAAAGGATTCCTGCTTGAAAAGTTGCAAAATCTTCAGAAAGCTAAAAAATCTTCAGCCAATAAACGGAAAACAAGGACAAAGACCAACCAAAGG AATTTCAGCAACAGACAGTGGTACGCAGAGCCTGACTATAACCAGA CGCCTGAGAGTCACCCAGCTCCAGTCATGGTGGACCCGGCGTCCTCTGCCCCAAGCGCTCTTATCCAGGCCATGCTGGCCAGAcagcaggctgagctggaggatgAATATG AACCTCCGAGACACCCTGCTCCGGATTCTCCCCCTTCGGCCCCAAGCGCTCTCATCCAGGCAATGCTGGCCAGGCAGCAAGCTGAGCTGGAGGACGACGGTGACTACTGA